One window of Solwaraspora sp. WMMA2056 genomic DNA carries:
- the eccCa gene encoding type VII secretion protein EccCa: MGTVVIRRPTRQPEPEYPSGEVLLDAPPELPAPTGRSWGQLMMLLPMLAGSVAMALMYAGRGGSTLSYVAGGLFGLSALGMLASQLTGQASGPSKQEMAQRRREYMAHLSRQRRRVLRTVRQQREAAFYRHPDPQALWSVPVGPRLWERRRGDADFATVRVGLGPQELATPLVPPPPTALEKLEPMCALALRRFLTTYASVPDLPVDMALRGFARVHLRGDADAARSLVRAVICQAAAFHAPDDVLVAVCAAPARRDQWEWTKWLPHALHPTRTDAMGALRLVSPTVTGLEAMLDDVLANRPRFNVSGGGTAAPGPHLLVVIDGGDPAGSDHLMTEGGVEGVTILDLSEPPPRVLDRARLLLELAADGAMTSVTLDGRVAIGTADSCAVAEAEALAMQLAPLRLSAASRGEQPLHQEQDLADLLDLGDPYEFDVDRAWTPRPNRDRLRVPLGLTPDGTPVELDLKESAQDGMGPHGLLIGATGSGKSELLRTLVLALAATHSSETLNFVLIDFKGGATFTRLDKLPHTSAVITNLSDELPLVDRMTDAINGELVRRQELLRSAGNYASQRDYEKARAAGAPLDPMPALLIICDEFSELLTAKPDFIDMFVQIGRVGRSLSVHLLLASQRLEEGRLRGLDTHLSYRIGLRTFSAMESRVVLGATDAYELPRSPGHGYLRFGTEPLVRFRAAYVSGTYRSKTAEAVAAGDGDDRVQEYTTQYVAPRLPTAARTPEPEPTDATGESLLDILVGRLAGRGKPAHQVWLPPLGDPMTLDQLLSPLAADPERGLTAASPALQGELRAAVGVIDKPFEQRRDVLWLELAGSAGHAVIVGGPQSGKSTLLRTVVSALALTHTPREVQIYCLDLGSGALTALRDLPHVGGVATRLDAGQVRRTIAELRLLMAQRERRFAERRIDSMATYRRERRHGGHTDDPFGDVFLVIDGWAAVRGEFEDLEPAITDIANRGLSFGVHLVITASRWMDLRPAVRDVFGTRLELRLADASDSHLDRRAAMNVPDKAPGRGITPDGMQFLAALPRADGDADSETLTDGARRFVTDIAAAWQGPGAPPVRLLPAEVPYDSVPDTGRPGVPIAIAEADLQPVHLDLGTDPHFIVFGDGESGKSSFLRAFARGVTDRNDLTQARLIVVDYRRSLLGDISKEHQIGYGTSAQVTEGMMTEVVNVMRDRLPPADVTPEQLRARSWWRGPDLYLLVDDYDLVAGGGGNPLLPLLEFLPQARDIGLHLVIARRSGGASRALYEPILMRLRELGSPGLVMSGNRDEGVLLGNVRPGPLPPGRGWLVTRREGTRLVQLLHLPSTT; this comes from the coding sequence GTGGGTACGGTCGTGATTCGGCGTCCGACGCGCCAGCCGGAGCCGGAGTACCCGTCCGGGGAGGTGCTGCTCGACGCGCCACCGGAGCTGCCGGCCCCGACCGGCCGGTCCTGGGGGCAGCTGATGATGCTGCTGCCGATGCTGGCCGGCTCGGTGGCGATGGCCCTGATGTACGCCGGCCGGGGCGGTTCGACGCTGAGCTACGTCGCCGGTGGCCTGTTCGGACTCTCCGCGCTCGGCATGCTCGCCTCCCAACTGACCGGCCAGGCCAGCGGGCCGAGCAAACAGGAGATGGCGCAGCGCCGCCGCGAGTACATGGCGCACCTGTCGCGGCAGCGCCGCCGGGTGCTGCGTACCGTCCGCCAGCAGCGGGAGGCCGCGTTCTACCGGCACCCCGACCCGCAGGCGCTGTGGTCGGTGCCGGTCGGCCCCCGGCTGTGGGAGCGCCGTCGTGGTGACGCCGACTTCGCCACCGTACGGGTGGGTCTGGGGCCGCAGGAGCTGGCGACGCCGCTGGTCCCGCCGCCGCCGACGGCGCTGGAGAAGCTGGAGCCGATGTGCGCGCTGGCGCTGCGCCGCTTCCTCACCACCTACGCCTCGGTGCCGGACCTGCCGGTCGACATGGCGTTGCGCGGCTTCGCCCGGGTGCACCTGCGCGGCGACGCCGACGCCGCCCGCAGCCTGGTACGGGCGGTGATCTGCCAGGCCGCCGCGTTCCACGCCCCGGACGACGTGCTGGTGGCGGTCTGCGCGGCACCGGCCCGGCGGGACCAGTGGGAGTGGACCAAGTGGCTGCCGCACGCGCTGCACCCGACCCGTACCGACGCGATGGGGGCGTTGCGGCTGGTGTCACCGACGGTGACCGGGCTGGAGGCGATGCTCGACGACGTGCTGGCCAACCGGCCCCGGTTCAACGTCTCCGGTGGCGGTACGGCCGCACCCGGCCCGCACCTGCTGGTCGTCATCGACGGCGGCGACCCGGCCGGGTCCGACCACCTGATGACCGAGGGCGGGGTCGAAGGGGTGACGATCCTCGACCTGTCCGAGCCGCCGCCGCGCGTACTGGACCGGGCGCGGCTGCTGCTGGAGCTGGCCGCCGACGGGGCGATGACCAGCGTGACCCTGGACGGGCGGGTCGCGATCGGCACCGCCGACAGCTGCGCCGTCGCCGAGGCCGAGGCGTTGGCGATGCAACTGGCGCCGCTGCGGCTGTCCGCCGCGTCCCGGGGCGAACAGCCGCTGCACCAGGAGCAGGACCTGGCCGACCTGCTCGACCTGGGAGACCCGTACGAGTTCGACGTGGACCGGGCCTGGACGCCCCGGCCCAACCGGGACCGGCTGCGGGTGCCGCTCGGGCTGACCCCCGACGGTACGCCGGTCGAGCTGGACCTGAAGGAGTCCGCGCAGGACGGGATGGGCCCGCACGGCCTGCTGATCGGCGCGACCGGTTCCGGCAAGTCGGAGCTGCTGCGGACGCTGGTGCTGGCCCTGGCCGCCACGCACTCGTCGGAGACGTTGAACTTCGTACTGATCGACTTCAAGGGTGGTGCGACGTTCACCCGGCTGGACAAACTGCCACACACCAGCGCGGTGATCACGAACCTCTCCGACGAGCTGCCGCTGGTCGACCGGATGACCGACGCCATCAACGGCGAACTGGTCCGCCGCCAGGAGCTGCTCCGCTCGGCCGGCAACTACGCCTCGCAGCGCGACTACGAGAAGGCGCGGGCGGCCGGCGCGCCACTGGACCCGATGCCGGCGCTGCTGATCATCTGTGACGAGTTCTCCGAGCTGCTGACCGCCAAACCCGACTTCATCGACATGTTCGTCCAGATCGGACGCGTCGGCCGGTCGTTGAGCGTGCACCTGCTGCTCGCCTCACAGCGGCTCGAGGAGGGCCGGCTACGCGGCCTGGACACCCACCTGTCGTACCGGATCGGCCTGCGGACCTTCTCCGCCATGGAGAGCCGGGTCGTCCTCGGCGCCACCGACGCCTACGAACTGCCCCGCTCCCCCGGCCACGGCTACCTGCGCTTCGGCACCGAACCGCTGGTCCGGTTCCGGGCCGCGTACGTCTCCGGCACGTACCGCAGCAAGACCGCCGAAGCGGTCGCTGCCGGCGACGGCGACGACCGCGTCCAGGAATACACCACCCAGTACGTCGCACCCCGGCTGCCCACCGCCGCCCGTACCCCCGAACCCGAACCGACCGACGCCACCGGCGAAAGCCTGCTCGACATCCTGGTCGGCCGGCTCGCCGGCCGGGGCAAACCGGCCCACCAGGTGTGGCTGCCGCCGCTCGGCGACCCGATGACCCTCGACCAGCTGCTCTCCCCGCTGGCCGCCGACCCGGAACGCGGCCTCACCGCCGCCAGCCCCGCCCTGCAGGGCGAACTACGGGCCGCCGTCGGCGTCATCGACAAACCGTTCGAACAGCGCCGCGACGTCCTCTGGCTGGAACTGGCCGGATCCGCCGGACACGCCGTCATCGTCGGCGGCCCACAGAGCGGCAAGAGCACCCTGCTGCGGACCGTCGTGTCCGCCCTCGCCCTCACCCACACCCCGCGCGAAGTGCAGATCTACTGCCTCGACCTGGGCAGCGGGGCACTCACCGCACTGCGCGACCTGCCGCACGTCGGCGGCGTCGCCACCCGGCTCGACGCCGGCCAGGTCCGCCGGACCATCGCCGAACTGCGGCTGCTGATGGCCCAGCGGGAACGCCGCTTCGCCGAACGCCGCATCGACTCGATGGCCACCTACCGGCGGGAACGCCGCCACGGCGGACACACCGACGACCCGTTCGGAGACGTGTTCCTGGTCATCGACGGGTGGGCCGCCGTACGGGGCGAGTTCGAGGACCTGGAACCGGCGATCACCGACATCGCCAACCGGGGACTGTCGTTCGGCGTACACCTGGTGATCACCGCGAGCCGGTGGATGGACCTGCGGCCCGCCGTACGGGACGTCTTCGGCACCCGACTGGAGCTGCGCCTCGCCGACGCCAGCGACTCCCACCTGGACCGACGGGCCGCGATGAACGTGCCGGACAAGGCACCCGGCCGGGGCATCACCCCCGACGGCATGCAGTTCCTCGCCGCACTGCCCCGCGCCGACGGCGACGCCGACAGCGAGACCCTCACCGACGGCGCCCGCCGCTTCGTCACCGACATCGCCGCCGCCTGGCAGGGGCCGGGCGCGCCACCGGTACGGCTGCTGCCGGCCGAGGTGCCGTACGACAGCGTGCCCGACACCGGCCGGCCCGGCGTGCCGATCGCCATCGCCGAGGCCGACCTGCAGCCGGTGCACCTCGACCTCGGCACCGACCCGCACTTCATCGTCTTCGGCGACGGCGAGTCCGGCAAGAGCAGCTTCCTGCGGGCCTTCGCCCGGGGCGTCACCGACCGCAACGACCTGACCCAGGCCCGGCTCATCGTCGTCGACTACCGGCGCAGCCTGCTCGGCGACATCAGCAAGGAACACCAGATCGGGTACGGCACCTCGGCCCAGGTCACCGAGGGCATGATGACCGAAGTGGTCAACGTGATGCGCGACCGGCTACCCCCGGCGGACGTCACCCCCGAACAGCTAAGGGCCCGCAGCTGGTGGCGCGGCCCCGATCTGTACCTGCTGGTCGACGACTACGACCTGGTCGCCGGCGGCGGCGGCAACCCGCTGCTGCCGCTGCTGGAGTTCCTGCCCCAGGCCCGCGACATCGGGCTGCACCTGGTGATCGCCCGACGCAGCGGCGGCGCGAGCCGCGCCCTGTACGAGCCGATCCTGATGCGGCTGCGCGAACTCGGCAGCCCGGGGCTGGTCATGTCCGGCAACCGCGACGAAGGGGTGCTGCTCGGCAACGTCCGGCCGGGCCCGCTGCCCCCGGGCCGGGGCTGGCTGGTCACCAGACGGGAAGGCACTCGTCTCGTCCAGTTGCTACACCTACCGTCCACAACGTGA